The DNA region TTGATGTCCTCTTTTTTTGTCAATCTGTTCCCAGCTCAAGTTTACAAACTCAATTTTATAATTTTTGTTAGAGCATGAGCTGGCTTGGTGGTGTGTGAATGATATCTTCAGCGCAAATTTTGTGCACCCCCACAAACTTGCTAGAATGATTCCTTGCGTTTTTTTATTCCAAATCAACTGTGTGTGGTTTTGACACTGTTTGTATTGCTTCATTCTGATTGTCATGAATTCTCATAACAGTTATCATCAACATGTGGCAATGTGCTTTTCGTTTCGCATGGATTTGGATCCCTAATCGGCTAACTGTTGACCTGTAAATGTTATGAGGCTATGGTTACTTAAGTCTGAGTTAGATTTCTATCTGTTTTCTCCCAGGTGTCCGAACCTGCAGTATTTTAGCCTTCCTAGCACCTGTATGACTTATGATCAGTTCTGTAAGGCGATAGGGGAACTTCATTCACTTAAAGGCATGGCAGTGGATGAGAGTCTTATCAACTACAATGTCCTCCTCCACGTGCATCAGTGCTGCCCGGACTTTGTGGAACTGAAGGTGTCTGCTTTGTACGTGGATGAAGAGATGGCTTCGGTCATCTGTAACTCTCTTCCTCAGCTTAAGAAGCTCGAGATACCAAGCTCAGATATGCCTGCCTCCGCGATAATAACGTTCCTTGATTGCCTAGAGGAGCTCGAGTACCTGGACATATCAGGTTATGAGACATCCGTGATCTCCAGTGTTGTTCTTGAAAAAGCTTCACGGCTCAAGGTCTTTCTCTGGAACTCCAAGTTTGAGCTCGGGGAGTTTGTGGACTGCTCGAACTGTGGGGAGCACAACATTAACCCTGGAGAGCCCTGTAAGTGCATGATGGAGCACAAGGTGATGGACTGGTTGGCTGGACCTGCATAGACTTCCGGAACCAAGGGCGTCTatggttttttttttctgttgttGTTAAATTATGACGTTTCTCTGTTTGTAAAATGTCAACCCTTGTTATTATATTTGGTGTTTGAGCCATGTAACAGCAAATCCGGTACTTTGGAACTTCTAACTGCACTGCCATTATGCTTTCTCTGAGGTGAAAAGGATCGATCGACTTTCCTTGAACCGGCCGTCCATGGTAGTTTTTCAGCTATGCATTCGAGTGACAGTTTTGTTTTATGTTAACTTCTCGTGCCAATTGTTGATGCATCCGGTGCACAAATGAATCGAGTTTCTGACCCTGACAGCAGAGTTATCATGGTAGTTTATTTACCTGTGTCGTGCGCCAATGAAATGACTCGTCAACTTTTCACTTCACAATTCGTATCTTTACTCAACTAGGCCAACCTGGCACTGAATACTGTTGCGCTTATATACAAGCAACGGTTGAGCCTCAACGGGAATATGGGATACAAATACAATGCAACGGCTCCTGATTGCTGAACACGGTTTCGTGGCGCGCACGGGTGAGCACCATGGTCACACTCGCACCAAGGAGCTCGAGATCGACTCGGAGTCGGAGAAGACTTTTCACACACCGCGGTCCCACCGCCTGTTTTTACTGGTGTTGTCAAAAGCAAGTGTCCCATTTGGGTCAAAAGATCTACACGTTGTCAAACAAAATGTTCAAGAAGTAGCAATTAAATTTATTATAAACATCATTTTGACTTGAGCATAAACGTATCATTTTTTTTATATTTTGCGAATTAAGCGTAGCTCAGTCTGAAATCTGTCTAaaggtgtgttcgtttcctagggTGTGAAGTTTAGAcctgtcacatcaaagagaatcttgtcatttagaagtattaaataaagtctaattacaaaactaattgcagaaccccagggctaattcgcgagatgaatctaatgaggtatattagaccatgattagcggatgattagtGTAGCATCACTATGataaattatggattaattaggctcattaaatttgtctcgcgaattagcacccatctgtgcaaaaagttttgtaattagactttatttaatacttctaaatgataagattctctttgatgtgacgggtctaatgtttagggtaggaaacgaacacaccctaagttCTCGATTTAATAAGGATGGTTGCATACTCCTCACATTTTGTAGGTTTATTTTGCGCCGATCACGCATTGAAGAGCTCGACAATAAAAGAAACCATGATCACTTTGCCTCTGAAACTTGATGCAGTACAACACATCGTTTAATATCTTGCGATTTTGGAGGATTCCAAGCTTGTACTGCTGCTTGTAACGTCTCCCATGTCACAAAGCGTACCCAAGACAATGAAGAAGAATTCCACAAACCACCAGCGcacaaataaaccctaaccacACGTCTCACAACACCAAATTGGAACCTGTTCTTGTTCGACCCATCCAGCAAGATCTTGAGCGCAGCAACGCCTAGTAGTAGTCGTCCTCGAAgaagtcgtcgtcgtcgtccggcGGCCGATCGTCCATGGGGCTCCAATGGCAGCTCCCGCACCGGAAGCTCCTCTCCCCGTTGGTGGTGCACGCGCCGCAGCCGGGCACTTGTCCCGGGCCGGCGAAGTGGGCCTCCGGCCCGTCGGAGGCAGCGGCGAGCTCCGCCAGACTTTCTCCGGGGGCTTCTGCCTCGACGCCTGGTGCGCGGCGCTCGGCGTCGTCGGCGCCCCAGCCCTCGGTGGCGGCGGAGCCGGAGCCCTCCGCGGCATCTGCACGACCTGAGAccgcggccgcggctgcggctccggCGCCCTCGGCGGTGGGGCCTGCTGGCGCTGCTGCGGTGGCCGCGGAGGTGCGGGTTGGTTGGCGGGTGCCTGGCGGAGAGCTCTTGCCAGGCGGCCTGGACGAGCTTGAACgcgccgtcggcggcggcgcaggggttCTTGTCGGGGTGCACGAGGAGGCAGAGCCTGCGGTGCTGCCGCTTGACGTCGTCGCGGGTGACGCGCGGCcctccaccgccaggcggccGCAGGCCCAGCACGGCGTACCAGCAATCGGGCcccccccgcgcggccgcggcggcggcgtggacgTCGTAGGCCGCCGCGACCCGCGCCGTGCCGGGGAGCCCCGGCGCGAGCCTGGCCGCGGACTGCATCCACTGCCTGGCGCCGTGGACGTTGCCCGCCAGGAAGCACTTCTCGGCGAGCGCCTGCGCCCTCCAGGCCTGCTCCTCCTTGCTGCCGGCGGCGTCGTCCGCCATGGCTgctgccgccgcgcgcgccgggtCGGTGCTGGGGTGCGCCATACGGCCGTGGACGTTAGCGCCGCCGAGAATTTataggcgacggcgcggcgatGGATGGCGAGGAGGACCGTTGGTGGCGTTCGAGTCGGAGTCGGCGTGGGGCACTGGAGCCTGGAGGGGCTGCGCGGGTCGAGCAAGCCGTGCGTGACGGACGCGGACAGGGGCCGGGGCTCTTATTCTCCTGCGGTTTTCGTGGCACACACGGTTGATCAGGCAagggtggggtgggggggggggggtggactCCGCCGGCTCCAGCTCCGCGCACTGTAGTGTTGCACTATAGCAGGTAGCGAAGAGCAGGAAAGGAAGATAAGATCGAAAATAAACTAGCAAAATGGAGAAGTCGGAGGAGAACTACAGCTCCAGCCAAGCAGTCTTGTCGCCCAAAGAGAGCCTTCAATCCGAGAATTTAGCATAGTCCACCCACTAGACAGGCTGAAATTAGCCCACAAGCTGTTGGGTCAATAGATTTAGCCCATAAAGCCTCTTTCTCGTTTTGGATTTTTTTCCCGAGCTCTAGCATGCACTGATGATACCTGCACGGCATGTGCTGATGATTTGCCCGATTTTTCATTCGCTCTTCCACATCAGACATCACAGCAACTAGTCATCAATGTATATTGATGGGCAGTAGGCGTCGCTGTTTTGACAAAACCCCGCGATGAATGCCAATGGAGCGTCATCGCCATCAACCGTCCTGCAACAGCTTCTTGCTACCTTCGCCCCTAAGCAACGCGACCCTTTATAACACCTTCCTCGTCCAGCAACTCCTCACAGATTAATCTCTCAGACACCtcagaggaaaaaaaaagggtAAATTTTCCGAAGATTTTACATTTCGCATCGTGAAAAATGGTGACCGTCGATCCGaaagccgccgcctccgcccaccAGTTCACCGTCGTCATCGACGGCGTCGAGACGGCCGTCCACGAGGGCGTGCTCcggtgcagcggcggcggcacggtggccgTGGTCGCGCCGGGCGTCCTCGAGGTCACCCGCCTCCAGCACGTCGTggtctgcggcggcggcggcggcgacgtccGCTTCGCGCGGTGCGGGTACGCGGCCGCCGAGGGCTGCGCCGTGGCGTCGTTCCGCCGCTGCGGCGCGGTGCGCGTGGACGGCgcccgcggcgtggccgtgcgccggtGCCGGTCCGCCGACGTGGAGCGCGCGGGCGCCGTGGCCATCCGCCGCTGCGCGGGCGCCGCGCGCGTCCGCGGCGCCGGGGAGCTGCGCGTGGGGCGGTGCCGGGAGGCCGACGTGGGCGGGTGCGCCGACGCGGCCGTGGCGCGCTGCCGCACGGCGCGCGCCGACGGGTGCGGCGCGCTCGCCTTGGGCCGCTGCGGCTCCGCCGACGTCACCCGCTGCGGCGCCGTGCGCGTCGACCGCTGCCGCGACGCCAGCGTGTCTGGGTGCGGCGCCGTCGCGGTGCGCCGCGGAAAGGTGAGCGTGGTCGAGGCGCTGAAGCCCGTGTCGCCGCCGGTGTACCAGCAGGCAAAGCCTGTCCTGGCACCGCCGGTGGAAATCATGAGCAAGTGAACCGAGGGAGCTCTGCATGAGTGATGCCGTCGCACGGCCAGCTACCATGCTCGTATCAGTATTTGTGTGATGATGGGGACGGGGACCGGATATATATGAAGAACTATTTGGTTTGAGTGGGTGTTCTTCATTTTAATGTAAACACCTTGCCTATGTGTGCGTATACATTGTAACAATAATAAGTCTAAAAAATACTATCACCATTCTCTAATATATGACATTGACTAGTTCATTTTTAAGCTACAAACATCGTATATTAaaggatggagggagtaatgTTGTTTGTTGATAAGCTATATTTTGAGTAATGTTTGAGATGACAAACGCTTGATCGCTAGTCCTATTCTCTACTGTCCATTAAAATTTTAGTACTCGACTTGATACGGGTGTTCGAATTTTTTAAAAATTATTTAGAAATTAATAGTTTTTTAAGTGGTCTATTATAGCTTCATTAATCTTATGCCGATTCATATGTACTCATAAGAATAGTGATGTATGTGTACATGTATCATAGATGTGAGTATGGACACACATACATAACTACCGTGTTTCACAAATTTACCCCATTTATATCTTTGCGTGAATTTGGGTTTGAGGCGCAGCTCAATTCAATTGTTCTATTCCTGAGAAGCAAATGTACACATTGGACTGAAATTGAGCAACGCTTAGTGGCAGGTGTAAAAAATCTTTCCAAATATAGCCCTATTAAAATAATATGGTGGGTAGGGATTTTAATGTGGTGGATAGGGAACCAGTTCCTCTGCAGTACTACAGAGAGACTCGATGCCACTGACATATGGCTCCCACTGCGCTGGGGCTACAGGTTTTTTTTGGATGAGCCCCATGCATAACTGGAGGCTCAAATTCAATCCCACAATAATCTCACCTGTACTACACAAGACGAGGTGATATGGAGGATACAATCCTACTGACTTTGTTTCTTTACAGTTGAATCACTGACGGATGGATCCGAACCCATACAAATATACGATAGTGACTAGGCAAAATCAAGGGAGTCTCGTCATACGCATACCATCATACGAGTTTAAGTGTCCCTTATTGTCTTTGTCTTAGCCGCTTATGGCCGTCCAATGAATTGCAGCCGTCAGGGAAAAAGGTTTTCCTCGACGTCCATGGGCTTTTGAGGTAAGCATCGGGGATTAAAACGAGCCCTCGACGAGCACACGGAAATGTCGACAAGACACGCCCGTCACTCGGTGTGGCAGCGTGTTTCCGGGAAAATTTCTCATCCCAAATGGTCCACGAACACGCTAGCAACCCGTACGCCGATAAAAAGACCCGATAGGACCAACTGCGCAACCACCTCACACATTTATTCCGACCCCGAAGATCGCGATCGCGTCCATCCACCTCCAAAAAGCTCACACCTTTCCTCCTCAGCCGGGCTGGACAGCCGACCTACCCGAACCACCACAGGCGGGCAGATCGATGCCTAGGAGTAGCGCTCCAGCTCACCGGCCAGCAAACCCGATGGCGCTCGTCGAAGCCACGCCCCCCGGCGCGTCCACCTCCGCCGCGGAGCCCGCGGACCCCCcgttcctcgtcgtcctcgacggCGTCGAGACGCCCATCCGCGAGGGGACGCTctacggcagcggcggcggcacggtcaCCGTCACCGCCCCGGGCCACCTCTCCGCCGAGGGCCTCCGGAGCGTCCTCgtccgcagcggcggcggcgacggagcCGGAGGCGCGACCACCGCGCGGTTCACGCTCTGCGGCGACGCGGCCGCCGAGGGCGTCGGCGCGGTGGCGTTCGACCggtgcggcgcggcgcgcgcggagggcgcGCGGGAGGTGTCCGCGACCCGGTGCCGCGCCGCGGAGGTGGAGCGCGCGGGGAAGGTCACCCTGGAGCGGTGCAGGGACGCGCggctccgcggcggcggggccgtcCGCGCCGCGCGGTGCCGGCGCGCCGACGTCGAGAGCTTCGGCGGGGCGCGCCTGGCGCGGTGCAAGGACGCGCGGCTCGACTGGTGCGGCACCGTGGAGGTCGAGATGTGCAGGGCCGTCGACGTCACCCGCTGCGGCGCCGTCACCGGGGAGCGGTGCCGCGTCGTGAACGCCGCCGGCTGCGGGAGCGTGGCCGTGGCGCACGCCGAGGTCCACATGCTGGAGGAGGAGCGGCAGCTGCTGCAGTGAGAGCGCGTTCTCGGCGCTGGCGGCTACAGCGCCGTGGAGCGGATGAAGAGGATCTGGCAGCTGCAAGCGCTACTTGTAAGATCTGCTTGTAAATGGAACACGAAGTCGTGCATAAATTCTTCAGTAGGATTCGTGGTTCGTGATTGATTGCTTGAATGAATCCTCGCTACATCTTTCTGAATTGGTGGAACGGGGATCGGTTCAGTAGCTCGGAATCCTGATCATTTGGTTCTCTGATCGGAAGGCTCTCAATCAACTCCAAACTCTGGTTATTACGTTCTTGAATTGTTGAACTTGGATTTGAACGGCTGATGCAACGATTGGGTAGAGCCGTAGAGGAACGCCATTTTTAATTTGAGAGTCGGTCTACGTGTAGTAGCAGCTGGCAGATGAATGAGATGTGCTTTTATCTACCTGGTCTGCCTGTTTGATAGGTCAAAATCGTATCCGTGTTGTTTCAGCGTTTGAATGATTGAAGTAGACCCGgggtgtgttcgtttcttagggtctaaagtttagaggtgtcacatcaaagagaattttgtcatttagaagtattaaataaagtctaattacaaaactaattgcagaaccccagagctaattcgcgagatgaatctaatgaggtatattagtccatgattagcggatgattactgtagcaccactgtggcaaattatggattaattaggctcattaaatttgtctcgcgaattagcacccatctgtgaaaaagttttataaacagattttatttaatacttctaaataatagcaagattctctttgacgtgacgggtctaaattttagaggggaggaaacgaacacaccctaggTCTAACTAAACTAAAGCTGCTCTTGCCCAAGTTTCACACGTTTAGATTTGTTGTTCTGTCGATGTCAGCTAAAATCCGAAGGTGAGAGGGCTGTAGATAGGCTGTACCTTTATCTGGCGTGATATAAAAACGAGAAAAACCTTTTGCCATGTGTTATATTCATTGTGATAATGTGGTGATATTGCTGATGTAAGACTCTACACTTTCGACAAAAGACTACTTTTTACCCTACTGCTCAAATTTGCATTTGTTTGGCGATGGACCGGATTTTTTTTTACTTCTCATGGTTTGATACATCAAGGAGCGCTTCTGCATATGCTAGCAAACTAAAAGACATAAGAATTAGAAGTGTATAATAGCCCGGAACTGATTAAAATTGTTTATCGTTGCTACTTCTCTCCTTTTTATTTGTTTATCTTTTTAACATAATACCCATACAGATACTCTGTAATATTTTTTGCTATTATTACTTTGCCCTTTGCATTGTGGCTCTATGTCGTCTATGCTTGTGTTTAGTTGAAACCTTGTAATTTAGAAGCAAACTAAATCAATCCAGCTAGCAATGATTGAGAGTACAAATGGAAGGCAAGATGTTTTGTTTTTGTGTGGGAATTTCTAAATTTAACTCTTTTTCTAGGCGGGGTGAAGATTTATGTGGAGGTTTCAGGAGAGTGTTCTGCTTCTTTGTTGGGCCATATCGTAAGAATTGCCAACCTGGTCTAAAGCAAATGTCAACATGTTGCATCTCCGAAGCCAAGGACTTGTTTAGATTGTAAAAAATTTGCAACAGTGCTACTGTagcactttcgtttgtatttgacaaattttatctaatcatggactaattaggctcaaaagattcgttttgtgatgtacaattaaactgtgcaattagttatttttttacatacatttactgctccatgcatgtgttccaaaattgatgtgatggagagagagtgtaaaaatttggaattTGGAGTGCATCTAGACGGGGCCCAAATCTTAGCCCCTGCAAGCCGGTCAATCTGGGAACCGACCCACTCAATCACACCATCGCAAAAAAGCAATCTGAAATCTTGTGATTTACGCGGAACATCATCACTTTATTTGTTATCTAAAAAGTTAGTATCATTGAACAAATATGTAATGAACAAAGGCCATCTTCTTCCTCAGCCGCCTGGCCCCTGGTCGGCCCTTTTCGGAGCTCATGTTGCAAGCCGGGAACGAGTAGCAACATCCTCAATTAATTGATAAATCAACTGAATCCAATCCTGTTCATCAGGTCATAATGTTTGTATTTACATTGTAACACAAACACAAACACTGTTCCGCCTGCCGTCGCTATCTACCCTCCACTATGGTTACTGTCCAGCTGCTGGCGCTGTCGGACCGGCAGGCCTTCGTCTCCGGGTCCTCGCcgttgtcgtcgtcgtcgccgccgccgtggttcCTCCCCGTGCTGAACGCCGGCTCGCACGGCTCCGGTAGCGTGGGGTTCTCGCTGGTCAGCATCGTGGTCACCGCCGACATGGTCGGCCTGCGCTTCGGCTGCTCCTGCACGCACAGCAGGCCGATCTGGATGCACTTGAGCACCTCCATGGCGTTGGACGTGTCCGCGATGGACGGGTCGATGAAGTCCAGGCCCTGGCCGTCCCTCCACAGCCTCCACGCCTGCAGAAATGGAGACGAAGCCTACAGTGAATTACTGCAATGGATGTCGACCATGACACTAACATCCCTATCGTGGCTGCAGGAGTAAATCGCTCTCACGTATCGCAGGAGATTGAGGTCGAGCTCGGTGTGGTAGAaccctctgttcttcttcccgCTGACGATCTCGAGCACCAGCACGCCGAAGCTGAACACGTCGGACTTGGTGGAGAAGACCCCGTCCATGGCGTATTCAGGGGACATGTACCCGCTGCAACCAGCAGTCAAAATCACCAGGAAACGTAGTGTAACTATCACGGTGTTCGTAACGTGTGCGTACTGCAACACGGCTTCCGGCATGAATCGTCTGAAAAAGATATGAGTGAACTCACTATGTTCCGACCACTTTCTTGGTGTACCCAGCGGTCTGGTCCGTCCCGAATATCCTCGCGACGCCGAAGTCGGAGATCTTCGGGTTCATGTCCTTGTCGAGCAAAATGTTGCTGGCCTTGAGATCCCTGTGGATGATCCTCAGCACCGAATCCTGGTGAAGGTACAGGATCCCGCGCGCGATGCCGTTGATGATGTTGAACCGCTTCTCCCAGCTCAGCATCGACTGCCTCTCTTCATCTGCACGGTTCAGTTCATTCAGCAATCTCATGTCAGGATTCCCATGGCGGCTTTAGGTCAGtgcaggaggtcactgttgtcTACTGTTCAGAGTTCAAACTGTGGCAGCTAGCGGGCTTACTGAAGAGGAAGGTGTTGAGGCTCCGGTTGTGCATGTACTCGTAGACCAGCATCCTCTCGGAGCCGTCGATGCAGCAGCCGAGGAGCCTGACGAGGTTCCTGTGCTGGAGCTTGGCGATCAGCTTGACCTCGTTCTTGAACTCCCGGAGCCCCTGCGTCGACCGCCGCGACAGCCTCTTCACCGCTATGTCCTGCCCGTTGTCAAGCTTCCCCTGCAGAGCATCGCCGGTTAGTAGTAAGAAGCAGATGAACAGAGCAATAAGATCATCAGATATTCTTTGCATTCAGACTTTGTCAAAACTGAAACTGATGTAGTGATGTTACCATGTAAACGGGGCCAAATCCTCCTTGGCCGATCTTTTTGTGGATCGAGAAGTTGTCGGTGGCAGCTTGGATCTTCTCCACATCGAACGACGGGAGATCACAGTCCTTGTTGTTTCCCTGACCGTTGTGCAGGGAGTCGTCCTGAGCGTCGCCCGATGCAGCAATCTGGTTCCTTCGTCCGAAAGGCGTGCTCTGTGCGTTCCTCGACGGTAAGGGAGTAGCTTCCTTCCGGCGCTTCTTGTCCTTCAAGACACAGATGTAAATCCCAGCTAGTAGTAGCAGCAGTCCAACGACCGATGGGACAATGATCTCAGTGAGCCTCTTCGTTCTTGAATGCGTCTCTGCTGAGGAGGTGCTGAGAGCTGCAAAATTCAGAGAATAACAGTTCAGTTTACAATCTGAAGGAATCCATTTGACCTTGCCGATCTAGACCCAACGTGAAACAAAAGAAAGGTATATAGGATTGTGAAGTCCTACTGATCCTTTATTGATCTAATGATTCTGCGCATCTCATGTTATCTTTCTTATTATCTGGTAGATCACTAGCTTGATTTTTCTCTCCTTTTGCAGGATAATGGAGCTTCTGGCTGTTAAGAGCCAAATAGTACTGAAAGGACTGGTCTCTAGCGAGTAGCCTAAATTAAGAAACGTTAGTGCTTTCAACAGTGAGCGTCACTGTCGTTAGACCTAACAGCACTTAACATCTCGATTAACAAACAGGCTGGAGCTTTGACCTTTGACCTTTGACCTTTGCCCTGCAGGTTTTCAGCAAGTGAGAAAACGCCGGGATATAACTTTGAACAATCGCGGCGCGTACTCGTTTTGCCCTCAACTGTACGTTTGACTTGGCGGCATGGTCAGGTTCGCTCATCTCCTCTATCCTCCTAACCGTAAGATAAGTGGATGACAGGTCTTAACTCTACGGTCAACGGTCAGATTCATATA from Panicum hallii strain FIL2 chromosome 9, PHallii_v3.1, whole genome shotgun sequence includes:
- the LOC112873712 gene encoding F-box/LRR-repeat protein At3g48880-like, whose amino-acid sequence is MAMPPGRPWAELQHDLLVAIMTRVGAPDLLSGGAPRACSSWRAAARDPLAWRRVDLRDWAALTSGRRAAGPGPSGARVPVHAALAGILDVAATLAEGRIEAVLLPEFADEDHLLFLAERCPNLQYFSLPSTCMTYDQFCKAIGELHSLKGMAVDESLINYNVLLHVHQCCPDFVELKVSALYVDEEMASVICNSLPQLKKLEIPSSDMPASAIITFLDCLEELEYLDISGYETSVISSVVLEKASRLKVFLWNSKFELGEFVDCSNCGEHNINPGEPCKCMMEHKVMDWLAGPA
- the LOC112872783 gene encoding uncharacterized protein LOC112872783 yields the protein MAHPSTDPARAAAAAMADDAAGSKEEQAWRAQALAEKCFLAGNVHGARQWMQSAARLAPGLPGTARVAAAYDVHAAAAAARGGPDCWYAVLGLRPPGGGGPRVTRDDVKRQHRRLCLLVHPDKNPCAAADGAFKLVQAAWQELSARHPPTNPHLRGHRSSASRPHRRGRRSRSRGRGLRSCRCRGGLRLRRHRGLGRRRRRAPRTRRRGRSPRRKSGGARRCLRRAGGPLRRPGTSARLRRVHHQRGEELPVRELPLEPHGRSAAGRRRRLLRGRLLLGVAALKILLDGSNKNRFQFGVVRRVVRVYLCAGGLWNSSSLSWVRFVTWETLQAAVQAWNPPKSQDIKRCVVLHQVSEAK
- the LOC112875933 gene encoding uncharacterized protein LOC112875933 → MVTVDPKAAASAHQFTVVIDGVETAVHEGVLRCSGGGTVAVVAPGVLEVTRLQHVVVCGGGGGDVRFARCGYAAAEGCAVASFRRCGAVRVDGARGVAVRRCRSADVERAGAVAIRRCAGAARVRGAGELRVGRCREADVGGCADAAVARCRTARADGCGALALGRCGSADVTRCGAVRVDRCRDASVSGCGAVAVRRGKVSVVEALKPVSPPVYQQAKPVLAPPVEIMSK
- the LOC112875995 gene encoding uncharacterized protein LOC112875995, coding for MPRSSAPAHRPANPMALVEATPPGASTSAAEPADPPFLVVLDGVETPIREGTLYGSGGGTVTVTAPGHLSAEGLRSVLVRSGGGDGAGGATTARFTLCGDAAAEGVGAVAFDRCGAARAEGAREVSATRCRAAEVERAGKVTLERCRDARLRGGGAVRAARCRRADVESFGGARLARCKDARLDWCGTVEVEMCRAVDVTRCGAVTGERCRVVNAAGCGSVAVAHAEVHMLEEERQLLQ